Sequence from the Brevundimonas sp. SGAir0440 genome:
CGACCTGTTCTCCCTGTCAGTCGCGGTCTGGTATTCGGGCTATTTCCTGGCGGTGCAGGCTGCGCGGCGCACGGCCGGCGCGATGCGGGTGACCTTCTGGGCGACCCTGCTGGGCGCGCCCCTGCTGCTGATCGTCGCCCTGGCGCTGGGCGAGGACGTTATACCCGCCGGGCCCGCCGGCTGGGCCGCCTGCGTGGCCATGGGCGTGATGCATGTCTTCGGACAAGGCGGCGTGGCCTGGGCGCTGGGCAAACTGCCCGCCTCGGTCACGGCCGTGACCATCCTGATCCAGCCGGTGGTCGCAGGCCTGCTGGGCTGGTGGATCTTCGGCGAGACCCTGACGCCGGTTCAAGCCTTGGGCGGCGCTCTGGTGCTGGGCGCCATCGTCCTGGCGCAGCGGTCACAGAGGGCGAAGCCCGACGGGCTCAAGCAGCGCGAAGCGCGGTAGCCCAAAAAACAAAACGGGCGCGGAAGCCGAAGCCGCCGCGCCCGCCTTTAAGCCTTGAAGGCTGAATCGACTTAGAGAACCTTGAGGTCGATCGCCGAAGTCTTGCCGCGCTGGTTTTCCAGCTCGTATTCGACCTTGGCGTTCTCATCGAGGCCCTGAAGCCCGGCCTTCTGAACGGCGGTGACGTGAACGAACACGTCGGAGCCGCCGCTATCGGGCTGGATAAAGCCGTAGCCCTTGGTGGGGTTGAACCACTTGACCGTGCCGGTCGCCATGTCTGCGTCTCCGTAAACGCGCTTTTCCAGGCGGATCCCTCTCGAGGTGACCCGACAATCCATCTGGACAGCTCGTTCAGGCGAAGGAGCGAAACGCGGGTTTGGACCCCACGCGAAATCCGGACTGCAGCGATGTTGTCACCCGGCTTTTCCAGACGGTCAACAGCAAAGCGAGTCGCACCGGGCGCATTCAGGCTTAACGACACAGACCCCGCGCCGCCCCGTCGATGTGCAGATGGTTGGCGTGGGCGGCGTTGTAGTCGGGCGTCAGGACCGTCGAAAACAGCTGGCAGGCCCCGTCGCGCAAGGCGTGTAGGAAGCGGCCGCCCGGCTCGCCCGCCGGCCCGTCGCCGCGCCAGTCGTTCAGCACACTGACGGTCCGGCCGTCCTTCAAGGTCACCGCTGCGACATCCAGCGCATTGGCCTTGGCGTGTTCGCTGGGCCGTTCGGCCACGTCCTGCGAACCGTAGATGCGGCGGCACGAATAGGTGCCGTAGTTGTCCACCCGTGCGGGCGCCGAGCCCAGAATGTCGC
This genomic interval carries:
- a CDS encoding cold-shock protein — protein: MATGTVKWFNPTKGYGFIQPDSGGSDVFVHVTAVQKAGLQGLDENAKVEYELENQRGKTSAIDLKVL